One genomic segment of Panicum virgatum strain AP13 chromosome 2N, P.virgatum_v5, whole genome shotgun sequence includes these proteins:
- the LOC120660161 gene encoding 18 kDa seed maturation protein-like, whose protein sequence is MQGGRSASAVAAAKEAAANVGASAWAGKEKTKAVVEEKVAKARARDPAEKAAADARMEEHVRGVEAAKRDTMRQNAAAKERASAAEHHPTPLGVAAAPPVPAGPGVHVLDRSAVPAPAANATDGGHSATGGVPVGAAARPDAAAGAGAGTGGGVPPASGTA, encoded by the coding sequence ATGCAGGGCGGGAGGAGCGcgagcgcggtggcggcggcgaaggaggcggcggcgaacgtGGGCGCGTCGGCGTGGGCGGGCAAGGAGAAGACCAAGGCCGTGGTGGAGGAGAAGGTGGCCAAGGCGAGGGCGCGCGACccggcggagaaggccgccgcggacgcgcgGATGGAGGAGCACGTCCGCGGGGTGGAGGCCGCCAAGCGGGACACCATGCGCCAGAACGCCGCCGCTAAGGAGCGCGCCTCCGCGGCCGAGCACCACCCGACGCCGCTCGgcgtggccgccgcgccgcccgtgcccGCGGGGCCCGGCGTCCACGTCCTGGACCGCTCcgcggtgccggcgccggcggcgaacgcAACGGACGGCGGCCATAGTGCTACTGGTGGCGTGCCGgttggcgcggcggcgaggcctgaTGCAGCTGCAGGTGCAGGTGCCggtaccggcggcggcgtcccaccggcgagcggcacggcctGA